A genomic window from Periophthalmus magnuspinnatus isolate fPerMag1 chromosome 16, fPerMag1.2.pri, whole genome shotgun sequence includes:
- the LOC129456881 gene encoding LOW QUALITY PROTEIN: gastrula zinc finger protein XlCGF8.2DB-like (The sequence of the model RefSeq protein was modified relative to this genomic sequence to represent the inferred CDS: inserted 2 bases in 1 codon): MEHSSDTDNDEDWRAPISCSAAQMETEADGDHCNQVQIRVRSTPSGSDLDAPNSGLSPKYKSAPETSVTVNYGDMPGTAQGADKKKHQCSVCKKRFGTKQILQRHIKIHTGEKPFSCSTCEKTFAKRCNLVAHMRIHTGKRPFSCSICEKAFSDKHTLVRHLRXHTGEKPYSCSTCQKTFTLKGNLDKHEKVHTGEKPYSCLTCGKTFSQKANLDSHVKLHTGEKPFSCSTCEKTFTQKVNLDSHVKIHTGEKPFSCSTCGKTFTQIANLDSHVKMHTREKPYSCSTCGRTFATKATLMHTREKPYSCSTCGRTFATKATLRQHEKTHTGESPYSCSICKKGFKLRQYLKKHMKIHRTESD, encoded by the exons ATGGAGCACTCCtctgacactgacaatgatgAAGACTGGAGAGCTCCAATCAGCTGTTCAGCcgcacagatggagacagaggctgaTGGAGACCACTGCAACCAAGTCCAGATCAGAGTCAGAAGCACCCCTTCTGGCTCTGATCTGGATGCACCAAACTCAGGTCTGTCCCCCAAATacaagtctgcaccagagacCAGTGTCACTGTGAACTATGGAGACATGCCAGGAACAGCCCAAGGAGCTGACAAGAAGAAACACCAGTGCTCTGTGTGTAAGAAGAGGTTTGGAACAAAGCAGATTTTACAAAGACACATTAAA attcacacaggagagaaaccattcagctgttcaacaTGTGAAAAAACATTTGCCAAAAGGTGCAATCTAGTTGCACATATGAGAATACACACAGGCAAGAGACCATTCAGTTGTTCAATATGTGAGAAGGCATTTTCTGATAAGCATACTCTTGTTCGACATCTGag acacacaggagagaaaccttacagctgttcaacatGTCAGAAAACATTTACCTTAAAGGGTAATCTagataaacatgaaaaagtacacacaggagagaaaccttacagctgtttaaCATGTGGTAAAACATTTAGCCAAAAAGCCAATCTAGATTCCCATGTGAAGctacacacaggagagaaaccattcagctgctcaacatgtgagaaaacatttactcaaaaaGTCAATCTAGATTCCCATGTGAAgattcacacaggagagaaaccattcagctgttcaacatgtgggaaaacatttactcaaataGCCAATCTTGATTCCCATGTGAAGATGCACACAAgagagaaaccttacagctgttcaaccTGTGGGAGGACTTTTGCCACAAAGGCTACACTAATGCACACAAgagagaaaccttacagctgttcaaccTGTGGGAGGACTTTTGCCACAAAGGCTACACTAAGGCAACATGAGAAAACACACACTGGTGAGAGCCCTTACAGTTGTTCTATTTGTAAGAAAGGGTTTAAACTTAGACAGTATTTGAAGAAACACATGAaaattcacagaacagaaagtgACTGA
- the LOC117383467 gene encoding piggyBac transposable element-derived protein 3-like, protein MSKGQTLRALVNERLTAAAEEIFALFERTIAEYEEELCRSKEENQRNQDTPQTPRIKEEPEEQSVKQEEDTLPAQDLQCVMAGRRRFSVREDTEMVCLPHGALSDTESISDDEIGNTDFAPELYESDLDYDEPLAAISRDNPNHLDVEIHNVHADNDTEVPDDDEPQPDPAPVNKEFSWRQRKPPAADIDSSFQGPAFSPPPEEIPSPKWYFDQFMDKSVFEHISHQSNLYAVMKNGPELKTTPSEMEQFIGLHILMTVVRMPSYRLYWQTATRYDPVATVMGRKRFDHLRTYIHMNDNTNVKQKGEPGYDPLFKVRPVLEKVRANCLKVEPEENHSIDEQMIPFKGKTGIKQYIKNKPKKWGLKVFTRAGVTGLVYDFEIYTGKGTVTNECGLGVAGEVVLRLVSEVPKGLNYKCYFDDWFTSPELIVELKKMGILTVAIINRNHLRGCTLKSDKELSKAGCGAYEVKYEMTSGMAIVKWYDNKAVLLVSSFIGPDPVDRCRRWSKEKKEYVEVDRPHIVKVYNNNMGGVDLADMFAALYRIDIRPRRWYLRILFYLIDLSLVNGWLLYRRHLTQKQEKKYMPLLAFRAQVADALIKVGKQVDLNSRKRGRPSLEDAPEPHQAAPPPPPLQRITAPWDVIRLDRFDHFPIHADKRGRCRLCKNGYTQTACLKCKVLLCFTKEKNCFLEYHTKK, encoded by the exons atgtccaaaggccaaacgctgagagctttggtgaatgagcggctgactgcggctgctgaagagatctttgcgctgtttgaaagaacgatagcggagtatgaggaggaactgtgtcgctccaaagaggagaaccagaggaaccaggacactccacagactccacggattaaagaggagccagaggagcagagcgtcaaacaggaggaagacacgCTCCCAGCACAG GATTTGCAGTGCGTTATGGCAGGCCGACGAAGATTTTCAGTCAGGGAAGACACTGAGATGGTTTGCCTTCCACATGGGGCTTTATCTGACACAGAATCCATTTCAGATGATGAAATTGGCAATACAGATTTTGCTCCTGAATTATATGAGTCTGACCTTGATTATGATGAGCCACTGGCAGCAATATCAAGAGATAATCCTAACCACCTTGATGTTGAAATTCATAACGTACATGCAGACAATGACACTGAGGTCCCAGATGACGATGAACCTCAGCCAGACCCAGCTCCAGTAAACAAAGAGTTTTCTTGGAGGCAGAGGAAACCCCCAGCAGCTGACATAGACTCTTCATTCCAAGGACCTGCATTCTCACCTCCACCAGAAGAAATACCAAGTCCAAAGTGGTATTTTGATCAGTTCATGGACAAATCCGTGTTTGAACATATTTCTCACCAATCTAACCTGTATGCAGTTATGAAGAATGGGCCAGAACTGAAAACAACCCCATCTGAAATGGAGCAATTCATTGGTTTACACATCTTGATGACCGTAGTACGTATGCCATCGTACCGCCTGTACTGGCAGACGGCAACACGCTACGACCCAGTTGCAACAGTCATGGGACGTAAGCGATTTGATCATCTGCGAACATACATCCACATGAACGACAATACCAATGTGAAGCAAAAGGGTGAGCCTGGATACGATCCATTGTTCAAGGTGCGACCAGTACTTGAGAAAGTCCGTGCCAACTGTTTGAAAGTTGAACCGGAAGAAAACCACTCCATTGATGAGCAGATGATCCCCTTCAAAGGAAAGACTGGAATTAAACAGTATATCaagaacaagccaaaaaaatgGGGTCTCAAGGTCTTTACTCGTGCAGGTGTCACTGGACTAGTCTATGACTTTGAAATATACACTGGAAAAGGGACTGTGACCAATGAGTGTGGACTTGGTGTTGCCGGTGAAGTTGTGCTTCGTCTCGTATCAGAAGTTCCAAAAGGACTAAACTACAAGTGCTACTTTGACGACTGGTTTACTTCCCCTGAACTCATTGTGGAACTGAAGAAAATGGGAATTCTAACAGTTGCTATTATCAATCGTAACCATCTCCGTGGATGTACCCTAAAAAGTGACAAGGAACTGTCAAAGGCTGGATGTGGTGCGTATGAAGTGAAATACGAAATGACAAGTGGGATGGCCATCGTGAAGTGGTATGATAACAAGGCAGTGTTACTAGTGTCATCCTTCATTGGCCCTGATCCTGTTGATAGATGCAGAAGGTGGTCGAAAGAGAAGAAGGAATATGTGGAAGTGGACAGACCACACATTGTTAAGgtgtacaacaacaacatgggAGGGGTAGACTTGGCGGACATGTTTGCAGCTCTCTATCGCATTGACATCCGCCCACGTCGTTGGTATCTGCGCATCTTGTTCTACTTGATTGACCTATCACTGGTCAATGGCTGGCTCCTCTACCGCCGTCATCTCACCCAGAAGCAGGAGAAGAAGTATATGCCGCTTCTTGCCTTCCGTGCTCAAGTTGCAGATGCCCTCATCAAGGTTGGAAAACAGGTTGACTTGAACAGCAGGAAAAGAGGACGACCATCATTGGAAGATGCTCCAGAACCCCATCAAgctgctccacctccacctccacttcAGAGGATCACTGCACCATGGGATGTCATCAGACTAGACAGATTCGATCATTTTCCCATCCATGCTGATAAACGTGGACGATGCAGACTGTGCAAGAATGGCTACACACAAACGGCCTGCCTGAAGTGCAAAGTACTTTTGTGCtttacaaaggaaaaaaattgTTTCTTGGAGTACCACACGAAAAAGTGA